In Mangifera indica cultivar Alphonso chromosome 1, CATAS_Mindica_2.1, whole genome shotgun sequence, a single genomic region encodes these proteins:
- the LOC123221956 gene encoding syntaxin-121-like: MNDLFSGSFSRFRSDSASPDYPHQSVQMSEMPATGGVNLDKFFEDVESVKDELKELDRLYTNLQSSHEQSKTIHNAKAVKDLRARMDADVSSALKKAKLIKVRLEALDRSNAANRSLPGCGPGSSSDRTRTSVVNGLRKKLQDSMESFNELREKISGEYRETVKRRYFTVTGENPDEKILDRLISTGESETFLQKAIQEQGRGRILDTINEIQERHDAVKEMEKNLQELHQVFLDMAVLVQAQGEQLDDIESQVARANSFVRGGTERLQTARKYQKNTRKWTCYAIIILLVIILFVVLFTVKPWANNNNGGGSNNASPTAQAPPPPPSTT; the protein is encoded by the exons ATGAACGATCTCTTTTCCGGTTCTTTCTCTCGCTTTCGCAGCGACAGCGCGTCGCCTGATTACCCCCACCAATCCGTCCAAATGTCGGAAATGCCGGCCACCGGCGGCGTCAATCTCGACAAGTTCTTCGAGGACGTCGAGTCCGTCAAGGACGAGCTCAAGGAGCTCGACCGTCTCTACACCAATCTCCAGTCCTCTCACGAACAGAGCAAGACTATTCACAACGCGAAAGCAGTCAAAGACTTGCGCGCTCGGATGGACGCTGACGTCAGCTCCGCCTTGAAGAAGGCGAAGTTGATTAAGGTCCGATTGGAGGCTCTGGATCGGTCCAACGCCGCCAACCGTAGCCTGCCGGGGTGCGGTCCAGGATCTTCATCGGACCGGACGAGGACGTCAGTGGTCAACGGATTGAGGAAGAAGTTGCAGGACTCGATGGAGAGCTTTAATGAATTGAGAGAGAAGATTTCCGGCGAGTACAGAGAGACTGTAAAGAGACGGTACTTTACGGTCACCGGAGAGAATCCTGATGAAAAGATTTTGGACCGTTTGATCTCAACAG GAGAGAGTGAAACATTCTTGCAAAAGGCAATTCAAGAGCAAGGCAGAGGCAGAATTTTGGACACAATAAATGAAATTCAAGAGAGGCATGATGCAGTAAAAGAGATGGAAAAAAATCTGCAGGAGCTGCACCAGGTATTTTTAGACATGGCTGTATTGGTGCAGGCTCAAGGAGAACAATTAGACGATATTGAGAGCCAGGTAGCAAGAGCTAATTCGTTCGTTCGTGGTGGTACCGAGCGACTGCAGACTGCCAGAAAATACCAGAAAAATACCAGGAAATGGACCTGTTATGCCATCATTATTTTGCTGGTAATCATCTTATTTGTCGTGTTGTTTACTGTGAAGCCATGGGCCAATAATAATAACGGCGGCGGCAGTAACAATGCAAGTCCTACGGCACAAGCTCCACCCCCGCCGCCGTCAACGACTTAA
- the LOC123221968 gene encoding 33 kDa ribonucleoprotein, chloroplastic — MVASSSSPLSMAASSASLCNFNKLSNLCFPTSHFPPSSKPKSSLKLKTQHHATSLHFSLSHITRFRCLSSSFETFNLSEDDQDFTAAETETEPETVSESEPETESNLAEASEEGRLYVGNLPYSMTSSQLSEVFEEAGRVISAEIVYDRVTDRSRGFGFVAMGNVEEAKEAIRLFDGSQIGGRTVKVNFPEVPRGGERAIMGPRIRSSNQSFVDSPYKIYAGNLGWRLTSQGLRDAFAEQPGVLSAKVIYERDTSRSRGFGFISFETAEDVESALNAMNGVEVEGRPLRLNIAAERASSPVQALDRNTENSLDSSDLFFSISS; from the exons atggtggcttcttcttcttctcctctctcCATGGCTGCTTCATCTGCTTCTCTCTGCAACTTTAACAAGCTTTCGAACCTCTGTTTTCCCACGTCCCACTTTCCTCCATCTTCGAAACCCAAAAGCTCCCTCAAGCTCAAAACTCAACATCACGCCACATCCCTTCACTTCTCCCTCTCTCATATCACTCGCTTTCGCTGCCTCTCTTCGTCATTTGAGACCTTTAATTTATCTGAAGATGACCAAGACTTCACAGCGGCTGAAACAGAAACTGAGCCCGAAACAGTGTCAGAATCAGAACCTGAAACAGAATCAAATTTGGCAGAGGCTAGTGAAGAAGGAAGACTTTACGTTGGAAACTTGCCTTATTCTATGACTTCTTCTCAGTTATCCGAGGTTTTTGAGGAGGCTGGTCGTGTGATTTCTGCtgag ATTGTTTATGATCGAGTTACAGACAGGAGCAGAGGATTTGGCTTTGTAGCAATGGGGAATGTGGAAGAAGCTAAAGAAGCCATTCGTTTGTTTGATGGTTCT CAAATTGGGGGCCGGACTGTGAAGGTAAACTTCCCGGAAGTGCCAAGGGGAGGTGAGAGGGCAATCATGGGACCAAGAATAAGGAGCAGTAACCAGAGTTTTGTTGACAGCCCTTACAAGATCTATGCTGGAAATCTTGGTTGGCGTCTCACCTCACAGGGTCTTAGAGATGCATTTGCCGAACAACCAGGGGTCTTGAGTGCCAAGGTCATCTATGAGAGGGACACAAGTAGATCTCGAGGATTTGGGTTTATCTCATTTGAAACCGCTGAGGATGTAGAATCTGCCTTAAATGCCATGAATGGAGTG GAAGTTGAAGGGCGACCTCTAAGATTGAATATTGCTGCTGAAAGAGCTTCTTCTCCAGTGCAGGCATTGGATAGAAACACAGAAAACAGTCTTGACAGTAGTGATTTATTTTTTAGCATCAGCAGCTAA